The following nucleotide sequence is from Camelus bactrianus isolate YW-2024 breed Bactrian camel chromosome 19, ASM4877302v1, whole genome shotgun sequence.
AGCCCCTAGCTCCAAGATGGGCGGCTCTGCTGTGTAACCGTGAATCAGGCTGCACTTGACTGAGTCCACATCCCTGCTGGGGTTCCGCCCCTGCCCTCTCCGGTGCCATCACCTCCTCCCCAGTCATCTCCCCGCGCCCGCATCCTCCCTCCAGCTCTCCCACCTCCGGGGAACCTGACCTTCGCCAACGgcctcacctcctccacctccacctcggCCGCCGCTGCGAGCGCTGCCTCCTTCCGAGCCTTCTTCTTGGCCCCGGCCTTGGTCAGCCCTCGGGCCTCTGTCTTGCGGGCTTTGGCCTTGGGCTCCGCCTTGGGTACGATGGGCTTGGGCTCCAGCTTGGCGGGGCTCTCGGGCGCGGGATCGGGGCCCGGGGGAGGGGACGCCGCCCCGGGGGCGGCGGCCGGGGATGCGGGCGCGGAGTCGGCCGCGGGGCTCTcgggctcgggctcgggctcgTCCTCGAAgggcggcggcgcgggcggcgcggTGCGCACGGCGTAGCTGTGGTAGCCCTGGTACAGCGCCACCTCGGGCTCCCGCGACATCGCGGGCGGCGCCTGCAGCGCCTCGATGGCCATGTGCTCGCTGGCGGGGCGCGCCGGGCTGCGGCGGCCCGCGGCCTCGGACGGCGTGACCGGCCGGCTGCCCTCGCCGCCGGGCTCGCCGTTCCAGGCGCCCGGGCTCAGCAGGCCGTCCTTGGACTCCGTGGCCGGTCGAGGCCGCTTGGGCTGCGGGGGCGTCCCGGCCGGCGACGGGGGGCCACCCTCGGGGCCAGGAGTCTCGCGCTCGTGCAGCTCCGGGCTCTCGCGGGGCCGCTCCGGGAGGCCCGCGGCGCCAGGGGTCCTGTCGGGGGAATCCAGCAGGCTCTCCGAGTTCTCCAGGATCTCCTGGAGCAGCCGGCGCTTCTGATACTCTGGACCTGCCAGGGACCACACGAAGAAGTTGAATTCAAACCCCAGTCCCAGcactgggtgaccctgggcaagccgCTTAACCCCACTGAGTCTCATGTATGTACTCAGCCAGCACCGACCTACATCCACCAAGTGctaagcactgttctaagccATTTCCAAacactaactcatttaatcattttaataacCTCATGCTGTCAAAGGTATTATTTAACCTCCAAcgtacagatgaagaaaaggaggcccagaggggtgaaatcacttgcccaaagtcaccggGGCTGACCAAGGGTAGAGCCAAGACTAGCACCCAGGCAATTTGGCTCCAGAGTTTCTGCTCTTAACGATGACTCTGGTCTCTTTCCACTGCTTTACCTGAAGAATGGGCCTAATCATACCTATTTCATAAATACTCATAGAAGGATtaatcaggtttttaaaaatgcatggcTTGTTGAGCTTAGTGCCTTGCACCTCGTGACAGCTGTTGCTACAACCAACCACTCAAGGCGGAGGCAGCCTGCCAGTGTCACTCTTCCTGGGACCAGCAGGCGGCGCACTGTGACCAGAAGCATACTTCTCCTGGGCACAGATCTGTGTTCAGAGGTCTTCCATCCCCGTCTCCCTTTGGTCTCCCTGCCACAGCCTGAATgtttagaaaatacaaatctaATCGTGTCACTCACTTTAAAATCCTTCAATTCAGAGAGAACCAATCTCCCATCCTGAGGGGCTCCTATTACTTTATCCAAGTGCAAAGTCTGTATCAGAGCTGGAGGTCCTCCTTACTCTGCAGCCTCATTTCCCAGGGAGAAGAGACAAGCTGGAGTAGCGGGGAGCCTCTGATACCCCGCCACAATCTCAGCATAAGTCCCCTTGTGTCACCCCATCCCGTGCCTGCACCACACCCCACAGCTTCTAGAACTTACAGGCATTTGTGAACCCACTTGAGCATCTCAGCTTTCCagcaagcaaagaaaaagtgtccacCCCTGGgacctccccctaccccaccctgCCCGTCCTCACCCTGGCTGGCCTTACCTGGCTGGTAGAAGTCCGGAGCCAACTCCCTGGCCAAAGTGCGGGCAATGTTGGACTCCTGGTTGGCAGCCAGGGCAGCCTGTTCCGCTGCCTCAGCTTTGGCCTTGGCGTGGCTTGTCCTAAGGAGACAAAATGGCGGAGACTAAGGATCCCTCTGGAGAACCAGATCCCTGCCCTTCTTCCCCAACCCACACAGACACCCTggacagaactttcattcactttATTGAGCCCTGTGGCCCAGATTGCTGTGCACTCCCCAGACCATTTCCTCTTCTGTCCGGCACACAgatggactacatttcccagcctcccctgcagttAGGTGCGCTCAGAGGCCCGGCCAATGCACTGTAGGAAGATGTGACTGTGCCACTTCCAGGCCTGGCCCATAACCTCCCCTGCAATCCTCTACGACCTCTCTTTTCCCCCTGTGGCTGGTAAAATGCAGAGGAGGCCAAGGCCGCAGGACAGGGTACTCAACCTCTTCTGTGTCACAGATATTGGCATCTGGTGACACCTATAGACACCtcagaataacattttaaaatgcataaattaTATAGGATTACAAAGGAACACAATTATATTGACATACTGTtaccaaaatatttaaaggaataaattTGTAATATAATAATGTGTACCCTTCTTTATATCCAGCAGGTTATTATTAACTaccataattttaaagtaaacattaGCATAAAGGGTATTGTAAGGATACCTGCAACAACAGTAATGTAACACGAAAATAAATGTGATTTCTACTGGTGACAAAGTCACAGATACTGCTAACACTACCGTGATCTATTGCCTACTTCCATAActgaagaaaatgttaaatttcaGCGAGAGGTTAGAGAGAAATGGAGGACAGAAAGAAGAGGATCGGGCCATCCCAGGTGACCCCAGTCTAGACCTGAGGTCTAGAACATAAAGATGTGGTTTTTCCCATCTGTTGCAGACACTTTTGGTGCCCTGCCCAGATCTCTTCGCTGGGCAAATGCACCTACTCCTAGCAGCTGAATTGGCTGCTAATGGCACGTTGCTGTCCCAGAGAATTGCAACCAATTGCCACCTTGCTCCAGAGGTCAACGCTCCCTTCCCAACCCAGGCAGCCCACAAGCAATGACTAATGACACCCATCAGCCCCCTCTTGCACCACATGAGGAACCGGCGCTGAGGTACAAGTGAGGCTTCCGAGCCCCTGTGGGATCAGGCTGAAGCAGGACTCCAGGTAAGACCACGTCCTTGCTTGGCTCCTTCCCTGTCCTACCCTGCATCTCTCACCACTCCCCCACCTCTCCTGAGAGCACTCTCTCCATAAATCATCTGGAAGAGAATCCTCATCTCAGACTCAGCTTCTAGGGAATCTAACCTAAGGCAGCATTCATGTGCACGGACTCCCTGAATTCTGTCCACAGAATCCCCTGTGGACCTCAGGTTAAGAAACGTAGTGGAAACAACTTGGGTCCACAAATGATTATAGCACAAAATCCCCCTCCCACAGTTCCACGTTGGGATGAGGAACATTTAAGCATTAAGGTTAAACATTAAACAAACTCTAAATGTATATTGCATTAAGCACCTGAAATTTGGGAGATGTTTGCTGCAGCTCTTAATCTATCCTAACTCGTAGCAGCACCTGCTAAAATATTAACAGCCCCATTTACCGATGGGCATTGTTCTAAAGGAATTACGTTCTAAAGGAATGATGAAGATTATCTCATGTAATCATCATGGTGCCTTAGGAATCTGGTGCTGTTACTATTTTCCCtagtttacagaaaaggaaactgaggcacgggcagggtaggtgacttgcccaaggtcacagagtcattaagcgtgggaGCTGGGATTTTTGAAGCCAGGCAAGATGTTTCCAGAGTCTGCACTGCTCTGGAGCACGTGCCAGGAGCTGAGGACAGAAATTCCTGTAGACAAGCCCAGTCCCTGCCCGCACTGTCACGTGAGGGAGACAGGCTGGGAGAAAACAACCAAaactatttaataaaatgtaactAAATAAACATTGCAATTGTGAGAAGTGCCGTAAAGGAAGAGTACAGAACACAATGAAAGTGCACAACAGGAAGGCTTGATATAGATcagcagtggaggtgggggaTCAGGGAAAGTTGAAGATGCGACATTTAAGGTGAGacctgaaactgacacatcaGTTGGCCTACCAGAGGTGAGGTGGGGACAGTGAGCCAGGTAGAGGGgaaagcatgtgcaaaggccccgagAGAGGTAAGAGCTTTGAGTCTTTGGGAAACTGAAAGGTCAAATCAGTGTCCACATGTGCAGATGATTAAGTTCTGCGTGGAGTTGATTTGTGTGTGTCTCTCACATGGAACTGGGAGATAAACTTTATTAAGAGAGATAAGATTAAGCTCCTCCACGTGCCAGGCCCTTTACCTACATTTTCCCTTACAATCCTCAAAAGTGCCTGGGAGGTAGTTTTTACTGTCCCTACTTCAccagtggggaaactgagtctcaggcaAGTGTCTTACTCAAGGATGCAAAGTAACAGTTGACACTTACAAAGCACTGACTACATGCCAAGGGCTTTATAgagattaactcatttaatttcccCAATAACTCTATGTGACAGATATTATCACTGTCAGCCCTCTTTACAGAGGAGAAATCCAGGGCACAAGACGGTTTTAAGGATTCAGTCCAAACTTACACAGCCAGCAAATGATGGCAAGGTTTCAAACCAAGGCATTCTGGGATCTAGAGTCTATGCCCTAAATCACAGGCTCTCTCTTCGGTCATTAATGAGTagtggaattcaaacccagaacTGACTGATCCCTAAGCCCCTGCCCTCTCCACTGCCACAATAATGTTTACTGaacaaagagtattttactgaatgaaagaatacataaatgaatgcacatgtgcacatgtaAACATACGAGGTAGCACAAAAAATAGTTAAGAGTGTGGATTCTTAACTCAGCAGCCCTGGATTCCAATCTTGGTTCTGCCAAGGCGGGGCTAGGGTGAGTGAGTGAGGCAGTCACCTCAGGCTCAACATTTAGGAGGGATACCAAAAAACTCACTAATccagataaataatattttaattcagtatttttaaaagtcaaaattaaGGCAAAAGTTATCCTTGATGAACAAGCTATGAACGAGATTTAAATAAAGTCCAGATCAGACTCTGCACTTGTATGACTTGCCTCACTCACCTCCCCCTAGTCCCAACCCCACTGGGACTCTAGGACCTTGGGTGAGTGGTtttgcctctctgtgcctcaatttctacATCTGTAGGATAAGAATTCTCCCACCCTGGAGCTGCTGTGAAAACCATTGAGAGGCAACATATGAAAGTGTTTAGCCCAGGATGGGGCtgagtgatgatggtggtggtggtggtggtggtgatggtgatgatggtagtggtggtggtggaggagggggaggagaaaaagaaggaggagaaagaaggtgACAATTGTGACATCAAAACCAAGTGTGGTCCATGCATATCCCCGGGCTCAGATTTGCCTGTACATGGATATGTGTGATTCAAAGATCTAAATTTTCAAAGACACTTCCCTGGAAACCTGAAACCCcaggttgggggaggagggaaagggctGGCAAAACTTCAAActaagaaaatgttcttttttggTAATGTGAGCTGGAGGAGGCTTGTTTCCGTGCCCTGGGAAGCCGTGTTGTGGGACACTTCAGGCCAGAATGGCAGCCTCCACACAGAGCCCTGGAAGATTCTGGAGGATCAACTGTGGACCCTGCAGGGCAGCCAGCCCCAGGGTCAGCAGGAAGTAGCCACGCAGCCCAAGGTAATGAGGGCCGCTGGGTTCAAAGGAAGCACATGTCTCTAACCGCATCCATCAGTCTGGCCAACTGAATACCTTATCAGCGTCCCCCTAAAATGCCTCTGACTTCAGGAATGGCTCCCTGGCTCCCCAGCCTTTAAGTCAGGAATCCCAGTgtctcccaccccctccttcctcttctttcaaTATTCAGAGACATCCACCACCAACTCTTGTCTCTCCTGCTCCCCCTACAGATCTTGAATCTGCCCCTTCTCCATCTTTGCATCACTCCTCCTGCAAGGACCCCCACTCCCAGCTATAGCCTCCCTGCTTCCAGGCTCTCTCGCAACAACCGATTACATGCACCTTGCTTAACCCATACATCCAAAGTCCTCACCTCTTGCTGAAAATCTTTGCAAGGCTGCCTGTCGTGCTGAAAACAAACTCCAAACTACTCAGCAAGGCCTTCAAGGCTCTCCAGATTCTCAGCCCGAGCAGACTTGATGGGGTATATCTGGCAGCTCACCGAGTGAAGGGCAGGCCAAACTGCTGCTGTCCGGGGGCTCTCTTTAGTCCAGCGGCACTCATGAGGTGGTCCATGAAACCCCCCCAGCCCCCTCATTATCTGGGAGCTTCTTGAAAATGCAAATCTGggggctccaccccagacctactgaatcagaatttctcggaaggagcccaggaatctgtgttttaTAAGCCCTCCAGATGCTTCCACTGCTCAGTAAAATTTGAGACGCATGGACTGGACAGATAGAAAATCCAGCTCCTTCTTGGGCAGTTCCCAGCTTGCTCAAccccccctccctcctcaggaGCCTTGAGTGTTTCTCTTCAAGCACCAGGATCCCTTCCTGAATCTAGATCCTGCCAGGGGAAGGCAgggatcatttctttttctcGGACCACTTTCATGTCACTTGGGGAGGGTCTCCTAGGATGGCTCTGCCCCTACTGAGGCGGCGggcgatgggggtggggggaggagggaacagtaactggggcagggggtggggcagggatcaGTCACCCTTCTTGATTTCATCAGATTTTCTTTCGTCAGCAGGGTTAAAAATAAGGCTGGTGGTAGTTCAGGGATGGGGCAGAGTGATAACCCAATGGAAGAACTTCTGAGAGcatccacccccagcccagcctccttccccatcCTAGACCCCTAAACGCTCAGTTATAGCTGGCTTTCTTGCCCAGGTGTCTCCACCAAGCACCGATGGCTTCATTGGGCCAAAGAGGGACACACACTGACACAGCCCTGATTCCTCTGCTCTGGCTGTCCCCCCATCTGGAAtgttcttttccctccttccacCTCCAAGTCTTAAAGGGCCAGCTCAAGACCCACTTCTACAAatggattcattcatttaatacaaCTTAATGGAGTGTCTGCTACATGCTCAGCACTACGCTGGGCACTGTGGCTACAACAGCAAACCAAGTACTCACAAATCCCTTGGCGAGCTTACAGTCTATTGCAGGGGGGCCGACAAATTACGGCaacaggccaaatccagcccgcTGCCTGTGACATGTCAAATCACACCTTCTGACACGTGAATATTCAAATTTGTGTCCATATCAATAAATTTGGGTCCATATAAAGTTTTATGGAAAAAGAGCTATacccatttgtttactttgtcTACAGTTAAGTATTTGCTACAGAGACTGGCCCGCAAAGCCAAAATATATTTACTGTCTGGGCCTTTATGGAAAAGCCTGCCAACCCCTGTTCTAATGCATTCACCCAATAATGGTCACTTTTGATAATATTATTGATAATATTAATCTGTTATGCATTGAGCACTTTGTGCCCAGCTCTGTGCTATGATCACCTTTATATATATGACTTCAGAGAAGTGGAGTCAttttcccagggtcacacagctacaaAGTGCATCTGCCCAAGCTCTTACCCATTACATGAAGTCGCTGCCTCCCTGGTACTAACTGGGCCAGGTGCTCCGTGGGCTGGAACCAGGGACGGGGATAAATGAGACCCAGCAGCCACCTGAGTCGCACACAGGCTGATGCAGCTCTGCCCATCAATCATGCAACATCTCTAAAAATCAGCAGAAGGACAGGAGCGCAGAATGAAGCCTCTGAACTACAGGATGGCGTGGTGAAGAGGCGGCAGCCCTGGCTGTGTTGTCTGGGTGCGGGGCCTGGCTCTGCTCCTTATACCCTCGGGCAAATCTGAGCCCGCAggctccccatctgtaaaatggggatagtaacagCACTGACCTTGGAGACAGGTTATGAGGAGTAAATGCCTGAACAGTCGTATGGCCCTTAGAataacagccaagacacaggAAGTGCTACATAGATGCTAgttaataaaataagtaagaagcagggttttttttttaaagactgaaacaAAAATCCTGCATGTACTTGATGCCACTgatttgttcacttaaaaatttttttaaaaatccttcagaACAAGAAGTCCGTGGCAGATTTGGAGGACAGAAGCAGCTAATCAGagcccccagctccaggcccctgCCAGCTTCTCTGGAGGCTGCAGAGGTGGCTGATAAGCGCAGTACCAAGCATCTTCCTGAGGTGGGGGGTGCTTCAGATGCCATTGCCTGGCGGTCTCCCCAAATAGCTGCTCGCCCCCAGCTCTGGCTGGCCACAGCCGTTTCTCCCCAGGAACAATCATGGTCAGAGTAAACTCAAGGAGGAACCCCAGCTGGGGTGTCCAGCCACCTGGCCCAGATAGCTCCCTGGGAGAAAGCTCCTCTGCCCCGAACAAGGATACAGACAAGTCCAATCTTGCCTGCACTGCATTCATTTGGCAAACGTGTGTTAAGCCCTGCTGAGAAGGCCCTCACCAGAGGGGTTAAGGGCACCAGCTcaagtccatcacattctgggtaTCTGACCTTTGCTCtctggcctcagcttcctcaactGTGAAATGGGATTAATAATATTTACCTCCCCAAATTACTGGGAGTCTGAAATGAGATCACACAAAAGTGCTTGGCATAAACTATGCACTTAACAAAGATTAGTGAGCTCTCATTATTATTACAGTTTTTGTTACTATTATAACAATGCTTAGCAGCAACTCCCTTCCAAAATTCTATAGACTGCCAACAAATTGGGATTTTAACATGCACTCTTTTAGAAGGGTATGTCGCGTAAACACTGtttcaaggttcacccacgtGACAGCATGTATCAGCACTTAATTCCTTTCTGTTGCCAAATAATGGTCCATTGTGTGGCTAAACCATAGcttatctgttcatcagttgatggacatttgggttgtttccacgttTTGGTtcctataaataatgctgctgtggacatttgtgtgcaagttctcgagtggatgtatgttttcatttctcgtGGATATACACCTAGGagcagaactgctgggtcatgtggtaactttTTAACCTTCTGAGGAATTGGCAGACTCGTTCtgaagtggctgcaccatttaacatCTTCCAGTAACACTTGAAGTTTCCAATTTTCTATCTCCTTGTCAACACTGATTATTATCCACCTTTTGTACTGTAGTCACATTAGTGGTTTGAGAAGcacatttcattgtggttttgatttgccttccCCTGATGGCGAATGATGTTCAGCATGTTTTTATGTGCTTAATGACctctagaaaatataaagtataaaataatatggCTTCATCATCAAAAATgctgaaaaataagcaaattttttttgaaaaaagaaaaaaattgctgtaatattttggtattttaagGCAGTAGGGGCACAGTTTTTTGGTTGTGGGTGACTTACATAAATTCCCTGTGCTGTgatttttccatctataaaatggggatgtggACAGCCCCAGACTGTCCACAGAGTTGTTGGGATTACAGAGTGAATTACCGTACATAAAGCATTTAGGACAGgacctggcacatagaaagctCTATgcaaatgtttgaaaattttagaaagtagattttttttcagttgaagtggAGGGCATGAGTTCTCAGTCTGGGGGGCTATGCCACCCCCTCAGGCCCTAGGTATAACCTCTCCACCTTGGAAGCCCAGCCTGAGACCTCCAGGCCACGGAGGTGACCTCGTCTGGATCATGTTTTACAGAGAACTCTCTCCCTTTCTTGAAAAGGAGCTGCCAGCCCAGCTGGGAAGTCTTCACCATATGAGAGTGGATATGAGacaccccttcccctccagcctctAAGCAGGAGGCAAAGTAATGAGTTGCTGTTTACTAAGTGCtaactatgtgccagacacttgaCCTGTGTCGTCGGCTGAATAATGGCCCCAGAGATAGCCAGGTCCTAATCCCTGGGACCTGTGGAGGTTACCATATATGGCCAAAGGGGCTCTGCAGACGTGACAATTAAAGGTCTTGAGATGCAGGGATTATCCTGGGTTACACAGGCAGGCCCTAAATGTGAGCACAAGTGTCtttgtaagagggaggcagggggagatGTGACCACAGGGGAGCAGAAGATGATGTGATGATGGCAGGAGAGACGAGTGACGCCCTTTGGAGATGCAGAAAGGAGTGACACGCCAAGGAATGGGGGCGGCCACTAAGAAGCTGAAAAGTCAAGGATTCAGAATCTCCCGTCAGAGCCTCCGGAAGGAACCAGGCTGCcgacaccttgactttagcccgCTGAGACTGaattcagacttctgacctccagaactgttagACAATCAACCTGTGTTGTTCTCAGCCCCCAAGTTTGtagtagtttgttacagcagcgacAGGGAACATCAACAACCTGCGTGATCCCAAGTCATCCTCCAAACAACCCACTTGACAGGAGACGAAATGAAGGCTCAGAAAAATATTTGCCCACAGCTCCTAACTAGCAAAAGCCAGGGTGGCTGGAACACAATTCCAGGTCTGTCTGGCACTAGACCTTTGCTGATCCACACATCTGCTATGCTCCTCAGGGAGGCCAGAAGGGCCCAGCAGCCAAGACTGGCCACCAGCCAGCCTCTTCCCCTGGGGGTGTTACACGTCCCCAGCATTCATCCTGGGAGCCTgggctagtggttaccagcagcAGTGCCCCCAACTTCCCCGAAGGAAAGCTAAGCCATCGGAACCTAGGAATTGCCTGTCTGACTACACATGACTGAGGTCTACCTGTACCTTGGCAACCAGTGACGCGACAGGGAGGGGGCCTCAGGCCTTGCTACCCCTCTCCACATAGGATGGGGCGCTGCAGTATAATCTGGAACCTAGCCATCAGCGGTGAAGCCCTTTCTGCATGAACTGGCGGCACAGgaaaacttcctttttaaaacGTCTATGCCAGACTTTACAGTCACATTTTATGAATTATGAAACCAGTAATATTAAAGCGACAGCACTGTGAACCCACTGTGCTAAAACAATAGCTATTTTCACTTTCAGCCTCCCTTTCTACTCTTTCCATGTGCACACATGTTTTTAACAGAGCTATGAACACAAGAATGGTTCAGTTTTGAGGTATAGTGTTTAACAGCATGGGATCCAAAGTCATGCTACACAGGTCTGCATCCCTGACTCAGGCATTAGCCACTGTAatctgagcaagtcacttaacctctctctgcatccatttcttcttctgaaaaGTAAGTGTGGCCAGAAGCTCTTGGTATTCACACCCTTATGTGATCCCCTCCCCTGGAGTATGGGCTGAACTCAGTGACAGGCTTCTAACAAAAAACATATGGCAACGGTGATGGGGTATCACTTCCATGACTAGTTTACAAAAGATTGTGCCTTTGCTCTTGCTAGCAGAGTCTCTCGCTGGCTTtgaggaagccagctgccatgctgGAGGGGCTGACATGGCAAGGAAATGACCAAGGCGACCTCCAGCCAACATCAATGAAGAGCTGAGGCCCTCAATCCAATGGCCGGCAAGGAACAACCATGTGCATGAATGTGGAGTGGATCCTTCCCCAGTGGAACCTTCAGATAGGACTGCAGCCCCACCCACACCTTGACTCATAGGAGACCCTGAGCCCTGTCCTGACTACCgatccacagaaactgtgagataagaaatgtgtgttgttttgagCTATTGTGTTTTGGGATAGTTTGTTATGCAGGGATAGACAACTGATATATTTGGGGTAATGATAATGCCTACCTCACAGGATGGTTGTGAAAATGAAAGGAGTTAATATACAGAAAcggcttagaacagtgccttgcACAGAGTGTGCACTACAGAAGTGTTAGCTTTTACTATTGTACGTTTTTCACTTACATCATTTTTCGTATTTCTGAATATTTGTGTTTATCATTCATattgcttcatcttttttttttctttagaaatttaaCATCTACATATTTTTGTGCCAGTGATTCCCCTTCCGGGACTCTGGCCAAATGATATACTCAAATTGTGCAAAATGACACACGTACAAAGGGTATTGATTGCAGtattgtttgtaatagcaaaaggCTGGAAATGAAGCCAAAGCAAGAAGTAGAGAACTGGTTGATGAAATTATGGGATAGCCATTTGAAGGACTATTAAGCAACCAACACCAAGAATGAGACTGAGCTTTCTGTACCAACACAGAGTGAATCCAGATAGGCTAAGACAGAGAGTAAGGtgtaaaataatgtttgttgTATGCTAACACTCATGAAAACAAAGATGTTTGCTCCTATATATAGCTAATATTTCTGAAGGGATAGATAAGAAACTGGTAATAGAGGTTGGTTACTGGGAAGGAAACGAGGTGGCCCGGGAGGAgtggaaggacacacacacacatacacacacacacacacacacacacacactcatttgaGCTGGTTTCCTTTCCAGCTTTCCTTTGGCCCATCTCCTCCCCTCGCCCCACCACTCTACTCTCCACCCTGCTCCACACCTGGGAGACTCTACACCCGACACCCACCCTGTCCTTGCTCTCTGGCTTCTTCCAGATGAGTTCAGTCAGTAGGGGGCGCCAGCCAGAGGCtagagggctggaggagggggcagtcGGTATTAATTCCCTGGATACCTGCCTCCACAGCAGCGGCTCTCACCCATCACCTCTAGCAGTAACATCCTCTCCTCCCCTGGTTCCTTCAGACCCAGGTACCAGGGGCTTTCCTTGCTAGCCCCAGGTGCCTCACACTCCTTGCTAAATTTCTGCCTGCAgagcacaaacttccagttattagATGAGTAAGTCCTGGGGACCTTATGTACAGcgtggtgattatagttaacaataatgTATTATGTAAGTacttggaagttgctaagagattaGGCTTAAATCTTGTCACTACAAAAAAGAAACGATAATTAGGTGACATGagagaggtgttagctaatgctagggtgacaatcattttgcaatatataagtgtatcaaattcACACTTTGGACACCTGAAACATGTTATGTATCAATTATATGTCAGTAaatatagaaacaaacaaacaatagcTTCAGGTAAACACTGAATATACCCTTTCCTGCGAGGACCCTGAATGATACAACCCTTTGAGGTCTTTTGAATGTTAGTATAATTTAttccaaagtaaataaataaatgtattttttaaaatttagcatcTATTGGTACTAGGACTTTAAGAGAAACAGTTTAATTTATTCCTT
It contains:
- the JPH2 gene encoding junctophilin-2 isoform X2, which translates into the protein MRHGYGVRQSVPYGMAVVVRSPLRTSLSSLRSEHSNGTVAPDSPSSPAADGPTPPAPAIPRGGFALSLLANAEAAARAAKGGGLFQRGALLGKLRRAESRTSLGSQRSRVSFLKSDLSSGASDAASTASLGEGADEAAPFEADIDATTTETYMGEWKNDKRSGFGVSERSSGLRYEGEWLDNLRHGYGCTTLPDGHREEGKYRHNVLVKGTKRRVLPLKSSKVRQKVEHGVEGAQRAAAIARQKAEIAASRTSHAKAKAEAAEQAALAANQESNIARTLARELAPDFYQPGPEYQKRRLLQEILENSESLLDSPDRTPGAAGLPERPRESPELHERETPGPEGGPPSPAGTPPQPKRPRPATESKDGLLSPGAWNGEPGGEGSRPVTPSEAAGRRSPARPASEHMAIEALQAPPAMSREPEVALYQGYHSYAVRTAPPAPPPFEDEPEPEPESPAADSAPASPAAAPGAASPPPGPDPAPESPAKLEPKPIVPKAEPKAKARKTEARGLTKAGAKKKARKEAALAAAAEVEVEEVPNTVLICMVILLNIGLAILFVHLLT